AGAGTTACGAGGTCAAGGAGTCACTATGCCTATTATTATCTTAACCGCTAGAGATAATCTACAAGACAAAGTTCAAGGTTTTGAGGATGGGGCTGATGATTATGTAGTTAAACCTTTTCGTTTTGAAGAGTTGCTCGCCAGAATCCGCGTTCGCTTGCAAAACAGCTATAAACCAGGAGTGAAAATGGAGAATATCTTGGTAATAGGTTCATTGCAATTAGATTTAAAAACTAGGAAAGTAATTGTAGACCATCAAGAGATAGATTTACCGAGTAAGGAGTTTATGCTGTTGGAGGTTTTGATGCGTCATTCTGGACAGGTAATGACTCGAGAACAATTACTGGATCGAGTTTGGGGTTATGATTATGAACCTGGTTCTAATATTGTGGATGTTTATATTGGTTACCTACGCAAAAAATTGGGCAATAATCTAATTGAAACGATTAGAGGGGCAGGTTACCGGCTGACTAAGGCATGAACTACTCCGCACTTACCTGACGGAGTTTCTGACGCTTCCTCGCCGCTAGTTGCTTCATGCTTCCGCACAAAGTAGTGCTAGTAGGCTCTGCGTCCAAAGAGGCTCGTTCCAAACC
The sequence above is drawn from the Gloeocapsa sp. PCC 73106 genome and encodes:
- a CDS encoding response regulator transcription factor, yielding MNRILIAEDELRIVSFLEKGLKANGFATTVAQDAESAINLGLTAQFDLMLLDLGLPKRDGLEVLIELRGQGVTMPIIILTARDNLQDKVQGFEDGADDYVVKPFRFEELLARIRVRLQNSYKPGVKMENILVIGSLQLDLKTRKVIVDHQEIDLPSKEFMLLEVLMRHSGQVMTREQLLDRVWGYDYEPGSNIVDVYIGYLRKKLGNNLIETIRGAGYRLTKA